In Romboutsia lituseburensis, a genomic segment contains:
- a CDS encoding LytR/AlgR family response regulator transcription factor, giving the protein MIKIAICDDEEIYLNNYYDMMIRIKKIYGYDIDVLKFYSGDELINTLSKKYINVDIIFLDIIMKGMNGIETAKKIRELNITSEIIFLTNSKEYALEGYDVKAFNYIIKNSDNMEDKIKEAIKYSYEKLEEYFIISNQSGIEKIRLSQIVYIESNKRKIIINTLSGKYETYEKLKDSYQTLKYKGFLKCHRSYIVNQDFIKKIESKDIVTSTGERVPISRSKIEEIKYSFMDYLSG; this is encoded by the coding sequence ATGATAAAGATTGCAATATGTGATGATGAAGAAATATATTTAAACAATTATTATGATATGATGATTAGAATAAAAAAAATATACGGTTATGATATAGACGTATTAAAATTCTATTCTGGAGATGAATTAATAAATACTTTGAGTAAAAAATATATTAATGTAGATATTATATTTTTAGATATTATCATGAAAGGCATGAATGGAATAGAAACAGCTAAAAAAATAAGAGAGCTAAATATAACATCAGAAATAATATTTTTGACTAATAGCAAAGAATATGCTTTAGAAGGATATGATGTAAAGGCATTTAATTATATAATTAAAAACTCTGATAATATGGAAGATAAAATTAAGGAAGCAATAAAATATTCATATGAAAAATTAGAGGAATATTTTATTATAAGTAATCAATCTGGAATTGAAAAAATAAGATTAAGTCAAATTGTATATATAGAGTCGAATAAAAGAAAGATCATTATTAATACTTTAAGTGGAAAATATGAAACGTATGAGAAGCTAAAGGATTCATATCAAACACTAAAATATAAAGGCTTTTTAAAATGCCATAGAAGTTATATTGTAAATCAAGATTTTATAAAAAAAATAGAATCAAAAGACATAGTAACATCTACAGGAGAAAGAGTACCTATTAGTCGAAGTAAGATTGAAGAGATAAAATATAGTTTCATGGATTATTTGTCAGGATAA